A window of Candidatus Dojkabacteria bacterium contains these coding sequences:
- the rsmH gene encoding 16S rRNA (cytosine(1402)-N(4))-methyltransferase RsmH, with the protein MTNSYHTPVLLYESLELLNIKPDGFYLDATLGEAGHSRAILERLSSGGKLLSIDQDEEAIRYVRHNYQEQLLGGNWEIVQSNFAKVHEVLMNYNRKLDGVLMDLGISSRQIEIEGKGISYHNQSDPLDMRMDDQLQVTAADLLNALTEQELEKLFRVYGEERYAKRIARIIKESPTPVQSVGELNTIISRAVPATKNSSKHPSRRVFQALRIAVNDELNSLKAGLEGSFTNLNSNGRLVVISFHSLEDRIVKEYFNQLAREGKGTLITKKPIVPTDTEVTQNPRSHSAKVRAIEKL; encoded by the coding sequence ATGACAAATAGCTACCATACACCAGTCCTTCTATACGAATCTCTGGAACTCTTGAATATTAAGCCTGATGGATTCTATCTGGATGCCACGCTTGGGGAAGCGGGACATAGCAGAGCAATCCTGGAGAGATTGAGTAGTGGCGGAAAGCTGCTGAGCATCGACCAGGATGAAGAAGCGATCCGATACGTCAGGCATAACTATCAGGAGCAGTTGTTAGGGGGCAACTGGGAGATCGTGCAAAGCAACTTTGCCAAAGTTCATGAAGTTTTAATGAACTACAATAGGAAACTGGATGGTGTCCTGATGGATCTTGGAATCTCTTCTCGGCAGATTGAAATAGAAGGTAAAGGAATCAGTTACCATAATCAATCAGATCCGTTAGACATGAGGATGGATGATCAGCTGCAAGTTACAGCTGCAGACCTCCTAAATGCACTAACTGAGCAAGAGCTAGAGAAACTCTTCCGAGTATATGGTGAGGAGAGATATGCCAAGAGAATAGCAAGAATTATAAAGGAATCTCCGACGCCCGTTCAAAGCGTTGGGGAGCTTAATACCATTATAAGTAGAGCAGTACCGGCAACTAAAAACAGCTCTAAACACCCTTCCCGCAGGGTCTTCCAGGCCCTGCGAATAGCGGTTAACGACGAATTGAACAGTCTAAAAGCCGGATTAGAAGGATCATTTACAAATCTAAATAGCAATGGACGCTTAGTAGTAATCTCATTTCACTCACTAGAGGATCGGATTGTTAAGGAGTACTTTAATCAGCTCGCAAGAGAGGGCAAAGGAACACTTATCACAAAGAAGCCGATCGTGCCTACAGACACAGAAGTCACACAAAACCCTAGATCGCATAGCGCGAAGGTGAGAGCGATAGAGAAGCTTTAA
- a CDS encoding UDP-N-acetylmuramoyl-L-alanyl-D-glutamate--2,6-diaminopimelate ligase, whose protein sequence is MSKLLPQNLKNKKHLLTSKFYHNFYGKPSKQLKIIGVTGTDGKTTTSTILYEMLKLAGYKVGLISTISAKIGSKEYSTGFHVTSPSPKDLQKFLKEMVKEGLEYVVLETTSHGLDQYRVGGVQYCAAVFTNVSHEHLDYHKTYDNYLQTKARLMELLDKDGFAVINKDDQSYEKFVSKAKALGIDMIDYGFSDGSDMKGDNLQQNGRMSFRATLHSTDQNIELNFDTNLQGKYNAQNIMAAAVAAYELGAEVEAIEKAVHNVKSLKGRWEVLQEHPFKAVVDFAHTPNALENVLSFARADNREGKLIVVFGSAGLRDVTKRPLMGEAAGKHADYTILTAEDPRGESVTSISNMIAEGIKKHSGKYEIIEDRKEAIAAAIKMAKKGDTVVVTGKGHEESLNLDGKSEIPWSDQKVMGELLNSKK, encoded by the coding sequence ATGAGCAAGTTACTCCCACAAAACCTGAAGAACAAAAAGCACCTCCTGACCTCGAAGTTTTACCATAACTTCTATGGCAAGCCTTCAAAGCAGCTTAAAATAATCGGCGTCACTGGCACCGATGGTAAGACGACTACGAGCACTATTTTATATGAAATGTTGAAGCTGGCTGGCTACAAAGTTGGCCTTATCTCAACGATCAGCGCCAAGATAGGCAGCAAGGAGTATTCGACAGGATTTCATGTTACCTCGCCTAGTCCGAAAGATTTGCAAAAATTTCTGAAGGAGATGGTGAAAGAGGGATTGGAGTATGTGGTGTTGGAGACCACCTCACACGGATTGGATCAGTATAGAGTAGGGGGAGTACAGTATTGTGCTGCTGTTTTTACAAATGTAAGCCACGAGCATCTGGACTACCACAAAACATACGACAACTACCTCCAGACCAAGGCCCGGCTTATGGAGCTACTAGATAAAGATGGTTTTGCGGTGATAAATAAAGATGACCAGTCGTATGAGAAATTTGTCTCCAAGGCCAAAGCTCTCGGAATTGACATGATCGATTACGGCTTTAGCGATGGAAGCGATATGAAGGGCGATAACCTACAACAGAATGGCAGGATGTCATTTAGAGCGACACTTCACTCGACAGATCAGAATATTGAGCTAAATTTCGACACCAATCTTCAAGGGAAATATAACGCGCAGAATATCATGGCTGCAGCTGTTGCAGCATATGAGCTGGGAGCCGAGGTAGAAGCAATCGAAAAAGCCGTGCACAATGTAAAAAGCCTTAAAGGCCGATGGGAAGTGTTGCAAGAGCACCCTTTCAAAGCGGTAGTTGATTTCGCACATACTCCAAATGCACTGGAGAATGTGCTTTCATTTGCTCGCGCTGACAACAGAGAAGGGAAGCTAATCGTGGTATTCGGAAGCGCTGGACTACGCGATGTAACCAAAAGGCCATTGATGGGTGAGGCTGCCGGGAAGCATGCAGACTACACCATCCTAACCGCCGAGGATCCACGTGGAGAAAGTGTTACCTCTATTTCAAATATGATCGCAGAGGGTATTAAAAAGCATTCCGGGAAGTATGAAATAATCGAGGACAGGAAAGAGGCAATAGCCGCTGCCATAAAGATGGCAAAGAAAGGAGATACGGTGGTAGTCACAGGCAAAGGGCACGAAGAGAGCCTCAATCTAGATGGCAAAAGCGAAATTCCGTGGAGTGACCAGAAGGTGATGGGGGAGCTATTAAATTCTAAAAAGTAA
- a CDS encoding alpha/beta hydrolase, protein MKIDVDGLKINYLESEGAVGSQVPILFVHGWGGSVESLRGLFSTASKYRYKAYLLDLPGFGNSDAPTTTWGVEEYALFLRKFIVALGLHEVIYFGHSFGGGLGAYISAESPDLIKNLILCAAAIRRSPKESKASSTIKKVVPNYEQYKEKARPLRKLYYKIFYPLSDTLKNPKLEESYRKIITQDLTDRLEKINKPTLILWGDQDRYTPVEEAVMINEKISGSKIKIYQGVGHSLPISQPENIFIEIDNFIRQNR, encoded by the coding sequence ATGAAGATAGATGTAGATGGCCTGAAAATCAATTACCTAGAGTCAGAGGGAGCTGTTGGTTCCCAAGTCCCAATTCTGTTTGTTCATGGTTGGGGAGGGAGCGTAGAAAGTCTTAGGGGGCTTTTTTCAACTGCTTCAAAGTATCGCTACAAAGCTTACCTGCTCGACCTACCTGGGTTTGGCAACTCCGATGCGCCTACTACTACATGGGGGGTTGAAGAATATGCGCTTTTCTTGAGGAAATTTATTGTCGCGCTCGGGTTGCATGAGGTAATCTATTTCGGACACTCATTTGGCGGTGGGCTTGGTGCATATATTTCAGCAGAGTCGCCCGATCTTATCAAAAATCTTATCCTCTGTGCGGCGGCAATTAGGCGCTCACCAAAAGAGAGCAAAGCCAGCTCAACTATCAAGAAAGTAGTACCGAACTATGAACAGTATAAAGAGAAGGCTCGCCCACTTAGAAAGCTGTACTACAAGATTTTCTATCCACTTTCCGATACATTGAAAAATCCTAAGCTTGAGGAGAGCTATCGCAAGATTATTACCCAGGATCTCACTGACCGACTGGAGAAAATTAATAAGCCCACACTGATCTTGTGGGGCGACCAAGATAGGTACACACCAGTCGAAGAGGCTGTAATGATAAATGAAAAAATTTCAGGATCAAAGATCAAAATCTATCAAGGGGTTGGCCATAGCCTGCCAATAAGCCAGCCAGAGAACATCTTCATTGAGATCGATAACTTCATCCGTCAAAATAGATGA
- the murB gene encoding UDP-N-acetylmuramate dehydrogenase, with translation MSLQISENYSLKELNTMKVEAKAKYYVEVTNIEELKTLIKSDIFKTNDHVFLGKGTSTLFLGDYDGLVIKNLLYGMNIQQDGDEILVQSWAGEDWQDMVNYAVTEGYGGIENLAHIPGSVGAAPIQNISAYGEHLSDVFERLTALDVETGEERIFLKDECDFGYRSSCFRNELAGKYFVVSVTVRLTNNHKVNLRNPFLKEKAEEMGYKNPTLQDIPNIIKRIYDDEFPELGKIGTSGFFFMSPYIPKELYDKLAKKYELKALNEQNGEIQVPASQLIRLAGLDNERSGDVGIYAKSPAIVVNYGKASGKDVYSFAKKIAENVEKKFGITLDTGVSIYGK, from the coding sequence ATGTCGCTACAAATTTCTGAAAATTACTCTCTTAAAGAGCTCAACACAATGAAAGTTGAAGCAAAAGCAAAGTACTATGTTGAAGTCACAAACATTGAAGAATTAAAAACACTTATTAAGTCAGATATCTTTAAAACGAATGATCATGTTTTCCTTGGAAAGGGAACCAGCACCCTATTTCTAGGAGACTATGACGGGCTTGTTATCAAGAACCTCCTCTATGGGATGAACATCCAACAAGATGGCGATGAAATATTGGTACAGTCGTGGGCTGGAGAAGATTGGCAAGACATGGTCAATTATGCTGTAACCGAGGGATATGGTGGAATTGAGAATTTGGCACATATTCCTGGGAGTGTGGGTGCTGCACCAATCCAAAATATAAGCGCATACGGCGAGCATCTTAGCGATGTGTTTGAGAGACTTACCGCGCTTGATGTAGAGACAGGCGAGGAGCGAATATTCTTGAAGGATGAATGCGACTTCGGATATAGGAGTAGCTGTTTCCGCAATGAGCTTGCGGGGAAATATTTTGTCGTGTCGGTAACGGTGAGGCTTACCAATAATCATAAAGTAAACTTGCGCAACCCATTCTTGAAAGAGAAAGCTGAAGAGATGGGTTATAAGAATCCTACACTCCAAGATATCCCGAATATTATTAAGCGAATTTACGATGACGAGTTCCCAGAGCTAGGCAAGATCGGAACCTCTGGCTTCTTCTTTATGAGCCCATATATCCCAAAGGAGCTATATGACAAGCTTGCGAAAAAGTATGAGTTGAAAGCACTAAATGAGCAGAATGGCGAAATCCAGGTGCCAGCAAGCCAGCTGATAAGGTTGGCAGGGCTTGATAATGAGAGGAGTGGAGACGTAGGTATCTATGCTAAATCACCTGCGATTGTAGTTAATTACGGTAAAGCAAGCGGAAAAGATGTCTACTCTTTCGCAAAGAAGATCGCAGAAAATGTTGAGAAGAAATTTGGGATCACCTTGGATACTGGAGTTTCCATATACGGCAAGTAG
- the mraZ gene encoding division/cell wall cluster transcriptional repressor MraZ — protein sequence MLIGEYRSKIGDKKRVAIPKRFRDEMGDDLILTRGYEKALVLVNKEMWGKVAGEVIGGSFINKNIRDSSRFLVGSAVELDLDQQGRVVIPTALYEHAALSKEVVFVGLVNWVELWDKEMWKERLNYLQAHSEIIADELSKIKSDDK from the coding sequence ATGTTGATAGGTGAATACCGAAGCAAAATAGGAGATAAGAAAAGAGTCGCCATTCCAAAGAGATTCAGAGACGAGATGGGGGATGATCTGATACTTACCCGAGGCTACGAAAAAGCTCTTGTATTAGTAAATAAAGAGATGTGGGGGAAAGTAGCAGGCGAGGTAATTGGGGGCTCTTTCATAAACAAAAACATCAGAGACAGCAGCAGGTTCCTAGTAGGAAGCGCAGTTGAGTTGGATCTCGATCAGCAAGGACGAGTTGTAATCCCGACGGCACTCTACGAGCATGCAGCTTTAAGCAAAGAAGTAGTATTCGTTGGACTAGTAAACTGGGTAGAACTATGGGATAAAGAGATGTGGAAAGAGAGATTAAATTATCTTCAAGCCCACAGCGAGATTATCGCAGATGAATTAAGCAAGATTAAATCAGATGACAAATAG
- a CDS encoding HAD-IB family phosphatase — MKLALLDLDGTLLENENPYLELAKHLGIEDHVKSRVVKYLHDELSYSELIRWEVKALKRAYKDIYGLAPIKGDFERLLGTPIVIDGVKEVLDKLREMDYQIFVLSSGLYFIAKEVMRYGIPIGNILCNDFLYDTDGRLSTIRVSVKGDKIHAYDLLISALKVKPDETFYVADNAFETKLIDHILEKGSRVFYAKKEHKIFEMESLPKHPLFSEFTSLADIPKMLAEGPAQA, encoded by the coding sequence ATGAAACTTGCACTGTTAGACCTTGATGGGACGTTACTAGAAAACGAGAACCCATATCTCGAACTGGCTAAACACCTTGGTATTGAGGATCATGTAAAAAGCCGTGTAGTAAAGTACTTGCACGATGAGCTTTCTTACTCAGAGTTGATCCGCTGGGAGGTCAAGGCGTTGAAGAGAGCGTACAAGGATATATATGGACTTGCTCCAATAAAAGGGGATTTTGAGCGATTATTGGGTACACCAATAGTAATCGATGGTGTAAAAGAGGTCCTCGACAAGCTAAGAGAGATGGATTATCAGATATTTGTGCTTAGCTCTGGCCTCTATTTTATCGCCAAAGAGGTAATGCGATATGGCATACCAATCGGCAACATATTATGCAATGACTTCCTCTACGACACAGATGGCAGGCTGAGCACAATTCGGGTGAGCGTAAAAGGAGACAAGATTCATGCTTACGACTTGCTGATAAGCGCCTTGAAGGTAAAGCCCGATGAGACATTCTATGTCGCCGACAATGCTTTCGAGACGAAGCTGATTGACCATATATTAGAAAAAGGGAGTCGTGTCTTCTATGCGAAGAAAGAGCATAAGATTTTCGAGATGGAAAGCCTTCCAAAACACCCACTGTTCAGTGAATTCACAAGCCTTGCCGACATCCCAAAGATGCTTGCTGAGGGTCCAGCCCAAGCTTAG
- a CDS encoding Mur ligase family protein — MKSQHIHFIGIAGSAIAPVAILMKSLGHKVTGSDEAVYEPARTLLSEAGVEWSEGYDAERIKPADLVILGGAPLMVDINNPEFLAAKELGKQLEGYAYLLKQYVVKDESIVVTGTYGKTTTSALVNWILDVAGENPSFMIGGKPQNFENGVRMTDSKYSCLEGDEYLAVFHFDEEPRFLRYAPKYAILSAAKWDHINVYPTEDSYVDAFKKLPAEVNKNGGKMYVCASGENNAKAVAEYDGELILYMLEGRDSSQFEGRDVNYLAKEIRTEGGKTLFTVELNGGIIGDFETELIGDFNVENCLAAITITHDLGIDIAKIKEAISTFKGIMRRLELKGYTSRGSSVIDDFAHSAVKAKATLDTLRVTYPDRKLICIYYPRPSEREDKNVLSWYEGAFDSADLMILPRIFVKKSTEKEQRIYGKDYIEVISKTQPNAHYVPRNEDIVKLIKENEEDESIIVFMSAGGWGDLMESLIDKKA; from the coding sequence ATGAAGTCACAGCATATACATTTCATCGGAATCGCAGGATCGGCAATTGCTCCAGTAGCAATCTTGATGAAAAGCCTTGGGCATAAAGTGACCGGATCAGATGAAGCGGTATATGAGCCAGCCAGAACTCTCTTGAGCGAAGCTGGAGTAGAGTGGAGCGAGGGGTATGATGCAGAGAGAATTAAGCCAGCAGACCTAGTGATACTTGGTGGTGCACCACTTATGGTTGATATCAACAACCCTGAGTTTCTTGCGGCCAAGGAGCTCGGCAAACAGCTTGAAGGATATGCATACCTGCTCAAACAGTATGTTGTAAAAGATGAGTCGATTGTTGTGACTGGGACATATGGCAAGACCACAACCTCGGCACTTGTAAATTGGATATTAGATGTAGCTGGTGAGAACCCTTCATTTATGATTGGTGGTAAGCCGCAAAATTTCGAAAATGGCGTGAGGATGACAGATTCAAAATACTCTTGCCTGGAAGGTGATGAGTATCTTGCGGTCTTTCACTTCGACGAGGAGCCACGCTTCCTCAGATATGCACCGAAATATGCGATCTTATCGGCAGCCAAGTGGGACCATATAAATGTATATCCAACCGAGGATTCATATGTGGATGCCTTCAAGAAACTGCCTGCTGAGGTGAACAAGAATGGTGGCAAAATGTATGTGTGTGCCTCAGGCGAGAACAACGCCAAGGCAGTTGCTGAGTATGATGGTGAGCTCATTCTTTATATGCTCGAAGGGAGAGACTCATCGCAGTTCGAGGGACGAGATGTGAACTACCTCGCTAAAGAGATCAGGACTGAGGGTGGCAAGACCCTTTTTACTGTTGAACTTAATGGAGGGATTATAGGAGATTTTGAGACAGAGCTGATAGGAGATTTCAATGTTGAGAACTGCCTCGCTGCTATCACAATTACCCATGACCTTGGTATCGATATTGCAAAGATCAAAGAGGCAATTTCTACTTTTAAGGGCATAATGCGAAGGCTTGAGCTGAAGGGCTATACAAGTCGTGGCTCTTCCGTTATTGACGATTTCGCACACTCTGCGGTGAAAGCAAAAGCCACTCTCGACACGCTTCGAGTAACTTATCCGGACCGCAAGCTTATCTGCATCTACTACCCAAGACCATCAGAGCGCGAGGATAAGAATGTGCTTAGCTGGTACGAGGGAGCATTTGACTCTGCGGACCTGATGATACTCCCAAGAATCTTCGTCAAGAAATCTACCGAGAAAGAGCAGAGGATCTATGGGAAAGATTATATTGAGGTAATAAGCAAGACACAGCCTAATGCGCATTATGTGCCAAGGAACGAAGATATCGTGAAGCTGATAAAAGAGAATGAAGAGGACGAAAGTATCATTGTATTCATGAGTGCCGGTGGCTGGGGAGACTTAATGGAGAGTTTGATAGACAAGAAGGCGTAA
- a CDS encoding UDP-N-acetylglucosamine 1-carboxyvinyltransferase: MTTYKIVGGEPISGTVTPMPNKNSIVALIPAAVLADEPVVFSNVPMSSSVRVMLRIFRKLGGKVSYLKDGKIKLDASTINYTVVDKELAKKERASIMFLGPLVSRFGEAEFGQSGGCKLGSRPIDTLLQGLTNLGAKIDPENIFHITANGLKGNDKIWQLETSVTGTENLVIAAVKAEGRTVIYNAACEPHVQDLCNFFNSIGADIRGVGTNRLEINGVEKLRGGEWSVIPDFVDIGGLIVAAAITGGELTIKNAIPDHMQHILMFYDKISLKYNIDGDSIHIPAKQKLECKPNAQGDMDKITAQPWPTGFPADLIPQALVLAASAGGNIRIQNMMYETQLNFVDTLNKMRAKIALTSPNQAITFGPSQFKGTVVSAPDILQCAHAVALAAFAAKGETKILNADIINRRYPEFVSTFKKLGAKIAAE, from the coding sequence ATGACAACCTATAAAATCGTTGGTGGAGAGCCTATTTCAGGCACAGTCACCCCAATGCCAAATAAGAATTCTATTGTCGCACTTATCCCTGCCGCTGTCCTTGCTGACGAGCCAGTGGTGTTCTCGAATGTGCCCATGAGCTCATCTGTGAGGGTAATGCTAAGGATTTTTCGCAAGCTTGGTGGGAAAGTCTCATATCTCAAAGATGGGAAAATTAAGTTAGATGCCTCAACTATAAACTACACGGTTGTAGATAAAGAGCTCGCGAAAAAAGAGCGAGCTTCAATCATGTTCCTCGGTCCACTTGTATCCCGATTTGGCGAAGCCGAATTCGGACAGTCTGGTGGCTGCAAGCTTGGTAGTAGGCCTATCGACACACTTCTACAAGGGCTCACAAATCTTGGCGCAAAGATTGATCCTGAAAACATCTTCCACATAACTGCAAACGGGCTAAAAGGAAACGACAAAATATGGCAGCTCGAGACATCGGTTACGGGTACAGAAAATCTTGTAATTGCAGCCGTTAAAGCAGAGGGACGAACAGTTATCTATAACGCAGCCTGTGAGCCACATGTGCAGGACCTATGCAATTTCTTCAATTCAATCGGTGCAGATATCCGAGGAGTGGGTACAAACAGATTAGAGATTAACGGCGTTGAGAAACTGAGAGGGGGGGAGTGGAGCGTCATTCCAGACTTCGTTGACATTGGTGGCCTAATTGTTGCAGCTGCAATTACAGGTGGAGAGCTCACAATCAAGAATGCCATTCCCGATCACATGCAGCATATCCTTATGTTCTACGACAAGATCAGTCTCAAGTACAATATAGATGGAGACAGCATTCACATCCCTGCAAAGCAGAAGCTTGAGTGTAAGCCAAATGCTCAGGGGGATATGGATAAAATTACAGCGCAGCCATGGCCGACAGGATTTCCTGCAGACCTGATCCCGCAAGCATTGGTACTTGCTGCATCAGCTGGTGGCAATATCAGAATCCAGAATATGATGTACGAGACGCAGCTAAACTTCGTGGACACGCTCAATAAGATGAGGGCCAAAATCGCTCTCACCAGCCCGAACCAAGCGATTACATTTGGTCCATCACAGTTCAAAGGAACAGTGGTATCGGCACCTGACATTTTGCAATGTGCTCATGCTGTAGCTTTAGCTGCATTTGCGGCTAAGGGTGAAACGAAAATATTGAATGCCGACATTATCAATCGAAGGTACCCAGAATTTGTATCAACGTTCAAAAAACTTGGTGCTAAGATTGCCGCAGAGTAG
- a CDS encoding GNAT family N-acetyltransferase yields the protein MRLHFKETKNADYQNYEFPYKVYATREDSDSVESMYEQGFLQTRIEKEYYYLARGVRIKLEDFELNSENRRILRKTEYMEMAIASLRDFEYDHTIGKFAKDYYDSRFGPKTLSPQKMKWIFTSGAFTDVLIFRDKSNGEIIGYCPVLMTNEIMHYAYPFFQLSYMEKNLGIGMMTAAIQYAQEKGLKYVYLGTCYSEQALYKTQFDGVQWFDGETWSDDLEQLKQLCRN from the coding sequence ATGAGACTTCATTTCAAAGAGACTAAAAACGCTGATTATCAAAACTACGAGTTCCCGTATAAAGTGTATGCGACTCGAGAAGATAGCGATAGCGTGGAATCTATGTACGAGCAAGGCTTCCTTCAGACAAGGATTGAGAAAGAGTACTATTACTTAGCGCGTGGTGTAAGAATCAAGCTTGAAGATTTCGAGTTAAATAGTGAGAATCGCCGCATCTTGAGGAAGACCGAATATATGGAGATGGCAATCGCCAGCCTAAGAGATTTTGAATACGACCACACGATTGGGAAGTTCGCTAAAGATTATTACGATAGTCGTTTTGGTCCAAAGACTTTATCGCCTCAGAAGATGAAGTGGATTTTCACATCGGGTGCTTTTACCGATGTGCTTATCTTCCGTGACAAGAGCAATGGAGAGATCATCGGATATTGCCCGGTACTGATGACCAACGAGATTATGCACTACGCTTACCCGTTCTTCCAGCTAAGCTACATGGAGAAGAATCTTGGCATCGGCATGATGACAGCCGCTATCCAATATGCCCAGGAGAAAGGGTTGAAATATGTATACCTCGGCACATGCTACAGTGAGCAGGCATTATATAAGACACAGTTTGATGGCGTTCAGTGGTTTGACGGGGAGACATGGAGTGATGATCTTGAACAGCTAAAGCAGCTTTGCAGAAATTAA
- the murB gene encoding UDP-N-acetylmuramate dehydrogenase, with amino-acid sequence MKLEKNIPLKEYNTFAVDVSAKYFAKVESVEDIQELLTIDELKSQKWFILGRGSNTLFTQDFDGLVLKVELMGKEVASQDSNEVIVDIGAGEDWPEFVMWAVEQGWSGVENMAYIPGTVGAAPVQNIAAYGQSFDQICVSVEVVNRKTGGVETFTAEQCDFAYRSSAFKGSLRDKYIVTKVRMRLSKEAHFDTSYHSRKPNESLEKWLEETAERPYTPKDVATAVTKLRQFKLPLLSEYGTCGSFFTNPFVPVSKFHELSEKINELQQYPTTKMDYGRHDWKDTGDDEIVKIPAGRLLEEQGWKGKWVGNVGTFKEHSLVIVTNKEATGKEIYDFAMQMKESVKKAYDIELRSEVEIV; translated from the coding sequence ATGAAGCTTGAGAAGAACATCCCTCTAAAGGAGTACAACACATTCGCGGTTGATGTCAGCGCTAAATATTTCGCTAAGGTAGAGAGTGTCGAGGATATTCAAGAACTCTTAACGATTGATGAGCTAAAGAGCCAGAAATGGTTCATATTAGGCCGGGGTAGTAACACACTTTTCACGCAGGATTTTGACGGTTTGGTGCTGAAGGTTGAGCTAATGGGCAAAGAGGTGGCAAGCCAAGATAGTAATGAGGTTATCGTAGATATCGGTGCGGGTGAAGATTGGCCTGAATTTGTGATGTGGGCTGTCGAGCAGGGCTGGAGCGGCGTAGAGAATATGGCCTACATCCCAGGAACAGTTGGTGCAGCTCCTGTACAGAATATCGCTGCGTATGGTCAAAGCTTTGACCAGATCTGTGTCAGCGTGGAGGTCGTAAACCGCAAAACTGGAGGTGTAGAGACATTCACTGCTGAGCAGTGTGACTTCGCATACCGGTCGAGTGCTTTCAAGGGAAGCTTGCGTGATAAGTATATTGTCACTAAGGTTCGTATGAGATTGAGCAAAGAGGCGCACTTCGATACTAGCTATCACTCAAGGAAGCCGAACGAGTCACTCGAGAAATGGCTTGAGGAAACAGCTGAGCGGCCATACACTCCAAAAGATGTGGCTACCGCAGTTACAAAGCTGAGACAATTTAAGCTCCCCCTTCTTTCTGAATATGGGACTTGCGGCAGTTTTTTCACGAATCCATTTGTCCCTGTAAGCAAGTTTCATGAGCTCTCTGAGAAGATAAACGAGCTTCAGCAGTATCCGACAACCAAGATGGATTATGGCAGGCACGACTGGAAAGATACAGGAGATGATGAGATAGTGAAAATCCCTGCTGGCCGGTTGTTAGAGGAACAGGGTTGGAAGGGGAAATGGGTTGGTAATGTTGGCACTTTTAAGGAACATTCATTAGTGATAGTCACGAACAAAGAGGCAACAGGCAAAGAGATATATGACTTTGCAATGCAGATGAAAGAGAGCGTTAAGAAAGCTTACGATATTGAGCTCCGCTCAGAGGTTGAGATTGTGTAA
- a CDS encoding GNAT family N-acetyltransferase has translation MNILPATQQTAPEIISLLHRHYSSLNNEYLFEKYQLDFRSHPLVKRSSAEEGYTFFAMRNDEEEVIGYISTTRNDNLGEIVEVVFSDETIARQHCQKLLDTAIADLKEHGVTQLYFRLTQQNRVVQQILEQKYHAKTLAIEGGVDLRNLP, from the coding sequence ATGAACATCCTCCCCGCCACACAACAAACAGCCCCTGAAATCATCTCATTGCTCCATCGCCACTACTCATCACTCAATAACGAGTATTTATTTGAAAAGTATCAGCTAGATTTTCGATCCCACCCACTCGTAAAGAGAAGTAGTGCGGAAGAAGGCTACACATTCTTCGCTATGAGAAACGACGAGGAAGAAGTTATTGGCTATATTAGCACTACCCGCAATGACAACCTTGGGGAGATTGTTGAAGTAGTTTTCTCCGATGAAACAATCGCTAGGCAGCATTGCCAGAAACTACTCGACACAGCAATTGCAGACTTGAAAGAGCACGGTGTTACCCAACTCTACTTCCGACTCACGCAGCAGAATCGAGTCGTTCAACAGATTCTAGAGCAGAAATATCATGCCAAAACCTTAGCAATTGAGGGTGGCGTAGATCTTAGAAACCTGCCCTAA